One segment of Paramormyrops kingsleyae isolate MSU_618 chromosome 8, PKINGS_0.4, whole genome shotgun sequence DNA contains the following:
- the LOC111854703 gene encoding tubulin alpha-1B chain → MRECISIHVGQAGVQIGNACWELYCLEHGIQPDGQMPSDKTIGGGDDSFNTFFSETGAGKHVPRAVFVDLEPTVIDEVRTGTYRQLFHPEQLITGKEDAANNYARGHYTIGKEIIDLVLDRIRKLADQCTGLQGFLVFHSFGGGTGSGFTSLLMERLSVDYGKKSKLEFSIYPAPQVSTAVVEPYNSILTTHTTLEHSDCAFMVDNEAIYDICRRNLDIERPTYTNLNRLISQIVSSITASLRFDGALNVDLTEFQTNLVPYPRIHFPLATYAPVISAEKAYHEQLSVAEITNACFEPANQMVKCDPRHGKYMACCLLYRGDVVPKDVNAAIATIKTKRTIQFVDWCPTGFKVGINYQPPTVVPGGDLAKVQRAVCMLSNTTAIAEAWARLDHKFDLMYAKRAFVHWYVGEGMEEGEFSEAREDMAALEKDYEEVGVDSIEGEGEEEGEEY, encoded by the exons ATG CGTGAGTGCATCTCCATCCACGTTGGCCAGGCTGGTGTCCAGATTGGCAATGCCTGCTGGGAGCTCTACTGCCTTGAGCATGGGATCCAGCCGGATGGGCAGATGCCCAGTGACAAGACCATCGGAGGAGGGGATGACTCCTTCAACACCTTCTTCAGTGAGACGGGAGCTGGGAAGCATGTGCCCAGGGCTGTCTTTGTGGATCTGGAGCCCACGGTTATTG ATGAGGTACGTACTGGGACCTACCGGCAGCTGTTCCACCCTGAGCAGCTCATCACTGGCAAAGAAGATGCTGCCAACAACTACGCCCGTGGGCATTATACCATCGGCAAAGAGATCATCGACCTGGTTTTGGACAGGATCCGCAAACTG GCTGACCAGTGCACAGGTCTCCAAGGATTTCTGGTGTTCCACAGCTTTGGAGGTGGTACCGGTTCTGGTTTTACCTCCTTGCTGATGGAACGCCTGTCTGTTGACTACGGCAAGAAGTCCAAACTGGAATTCTCCATCTACCCTGCCCCTCAAGTGTCCACGGCTGTAGTGGAGCCCTACAACTCTATTCTAACCACCCACACCACCCTAGAGCACTCTGACTGTGCCTTCATGGTTGATAACGAGGCCATTTATGACATCTGTCGAAGGAATCTCGACATCGAGCGTCCAACCTACACCAACCTCAACAGGTTGATTAGCCAGATTGTGTCCTCCATCACTGCTTCCCTGCGATTTGATGGTGCCCTCAATGTTGATTTGACAGAATTCCAGACCAACTTGGTGCCCTACCCTCGTATCCACTTCCCTCTAGCTACTTATGCTCCAGTTATCTCTGCGGAGAAGGCATACCATGAGCAGCTTTCTGTAGCTGAGATCACAAATGCCTGCTTTGAGCCGGCCAATCAGATGGTCAAATGTGACCCTCGCCACGGCAAGTACATGGCCTGTTGCTTGTTGTACCGTGGTGACGTGGTACCCAAAGATGTCAATGCAGCCATTGCCACCATCAAGACCAAGCGCACCATCCAGTTTGTTGACTGGTGCCCCACTGGTTTCAAGGTTGGCATCAATTATCAGCCTCCTACTGTGGTTCCAGGTGGAGATCTGGCCAAGGTTCAGAGGGCTGTATGCATGCTGAGCAACACCACTGCTATTGCAGAGGCCTGGGCTCGCCTAGATCACAAGTTTGATCTGATGTATGCCAAGCGAGCCTTTGTGCACTGGTATGTGGGAGAGGGTATGGAGGAAGGAGAGTTCTCTGAAGCTAGGGAGGATATGGCAGCCCTGGAGAAGGATTATGAGGAAGTGGGTGTTGATTCAATTGAGGGTGAAGGTGAGGAGGAAGGAGAGGAGTACTAA
- the cdk2 gene encoding cyclin-dependent kinase 2 yields the protein MESFQKVEKIGEGTYGVVYKAKNKVTGETVALKKIRLDTETEGVPSTAIREISLLKELSHPNIVKLRDVIHTENKLYLVFEFLHQDLKKFMDSSSVTGISLPLVKSYLFQLLQGLAFCHSHRVLHRDLKPQNLLINAQGEIKLADFGLARAFGVPVRTYTHEVVTLWYRAPEILLGCKYYSTAVDIWSLGCIFAEMVTRRALFPGDSEIDQLFRIFRTLGTPDEEAWPGVTSMPDYKPSFPKWARQELSKVVPPLDEDGRDLLAQMLNYDPSKRISAKNALVHRFFRDVTMPIPHLRL from the exons ATGGAGTCATTTCAGAAAGTGGAGAAGATCGGTGAGGGCACCTACGGGGTGGTGTACAAAGCCAAGAACAAGGTCACCGGAGAGACCGTCGCTCTCAAGAAAATCAGGCTGGACAC AGAAACGGAAGGAGTTCCCAGTACTGCCATCAGAGAAATCTCCCTCCTGAAGGAGCTCAGCCATCCTAATATTGTCAA ACTCCGTGATGTTATTCACACAGAAAACAAACTTTATCTGGTATTCGAGTTTCTTCATCAAGATCTGAAGAAGTTCATGGACTCTTCCTCAGTTACTGGCATTTCCCTCCCATTAGTAAAG AGCTACCTCTTCCAGTTGCTGCAGGGACTTGCTTTTTGCCATTCTCATCGTGTGTTACACCGTGACCTTAAGCCCCAAAATCTCCTCATCAATGCCCAAGGGGAGATCAAGCTAGCTGATTTTGGTCTGGCTAGGGCATTCGGGGTACCTGTTCGCACCTACACCCATGAG GTGGTGACTTTGTGGTACCGAGCACCAGAGATTCTCCTTGGCTGCAAATACTACTCCACGGCAGTCGATATCTGGAGTCTAGGGTGTATTTTTGCTGAAATG GTCACAAGGAGGGCATTGTTTCCAGGCGATTCAGAGATTGATCAGCTCTTTCGGATCTTCCGCACTCTTGGAACCCCTGATGAGGAGGCCTGGCCGGGTGTAACGTCCATGCCAGATTACAAGCCCTCCTTCCCAAAATGGGCACGACAAGAGCTATCCAAAGTGGTTCCTCCACTCGATGAAGACGGAAGGGATCTGCTGGCG CAAATGCTTAACTATGACCCAAGTAAGAGGATCTCTGCCAAAAATGCCTTAGTCCACCGGTTCTTCCGTGACGTGACCATGCCGATTCCACACCTGCGACTCTGA
- the pmela gene encoding premelanosome protein a, translating to MRTFLAAVTFACILSSAAARTKTSFTRYRSWNSRVYPVWKNGDSRYKDCWKGGEVTFDIKNDSPTISGAKVIFNIDIRFPQNQTVQPDGQVVWAQNCTINGTQYRQGQPVYPERNTTGEWSGVFPDGTPFTKVSEKKPRYVFVWKTWGRYWQVADGPSSFLMIGTDNIAQGSYNMEVVIYHCRGKDKFIPLGYGITQFSITDQIPFTVSLAQVNDVNQADQSFIQNRAIAFTVNLHDPSQYLKDSDVTFTWNFGDSSGTLISRELSVTHTYVSSGFFQPQVVLQASIANAGCSTPGDAPTPANPTAALVTSQPSAPIAEQTTTGDSTEPSTVPVIIASTADGADMTVNPPDPTQQANDIGLAVDVTEPVPVNDIILGASVQPSEVEADEGVAALPESAAVDPSLPAADDVTNLAAADINGDAVPAAEEAQTAPPAPAVEVATPAGAIDTIAIDDAASAAPVVENLPVTVTLDEPANTAAPVGGDGITVNAENAAVEILQADSAEPAIPSASVSAVVVAAASVTASTVSETSRLELEAAAEATAAAEVANGVEAAVETGTAVAPVPVVVAKRQAPEMPTDNSCVIYRYGSFAVNLDIIQGIESVEIVQVANVATMSAIEQNAVDLTVTCQGSLPNEVCTVVSDADCITPMQTECSAVTPSPECQLILRQFFNDSGVFCINVSMTNDVSLAVTSTRVSVTVDPNPSSAGTLAMVLGVMILAFAVGAVAITYRRSKEYHPLRQDTLESSGRISVPMLLWNLLSRQTSGESRPLLQGGVV from the exons ATGAGGACCTTTCTTGCTGCTGTCACATTTGCTTGCATCTTGTCATCAGCTGCAGCAA GAACTAAAACCAGTTTTACACGCTATCGATCCTGGAATTCACGGGTGTACCCAGTGTGGAAAAATGGGGACTCTCGCTACAAAGACTGCTGGAAAG GTGGCGAGGTGACATTTGATATCAAGAATGACTCACCCACCATATCTGGTGCCAAGGTCATCTTCAACATTGACATACGTTTCCCACAGAACCAGACTGTGCAGCCTGACGGACAGGTTGTGTGGGCTCAGAACTGTACGATTAATG GGACACAGTACCGTCAGGGACAGCCTGTGTACCCAGAGCGAAACACCACTGGGGAGTGGAGTGGAGTCTTTCCCGATGGCACTCCCTTTACAAAAGTTTCAGAGAAGAAGCCCCGCTATGTGTTTGTCTGGAAAACCTGGG GGCGTTACTGGCAAGTGGCCGATGGTCCCTCCTCCTTCCTGATGATTGGCACAGACAACATTGCCCAGGGGTCATACAACATGGAGGTTGTCATCTATCACTGCCGTGGCAAGGACAAATTCATTCCCCTGGGCTACGGCATCACACAGTTTTCCATCACAG ATCAAATCCCCTTCACAGTATCACTTGCACAAGTGAATGATGTCAATCAGGCAGATCAGAGCTTCATTCAGAATCGTGCCATCGCCTTCACGGTCAACCTGCATGACCCCAGCCAGTACTTAAAGGACTCCGATGTCACCTTCACCTGGAACTTCGGCGACAGCAGTGGCACGTTGATCTCCAGGGAACTCAGTGTCACTCACACATACGTCTCCAGTGGCTTTTTCCAGCCTCAGGTGGTCCTACAGGCATCCATTGCCAATGCTGGTTGCTCCACCCCAGGTGATGCCCCTACCCCTGCTAACCCCACTGCTGCCCTGGTCACCTCTCAGCCCTCTGCGCCTATAGCAGAGCAAACCACCACTG GAGACTCCACCGAACCATCTACAGTTCCAGTTATTATAGCTTCCACAGCTGATGGAGCTGATATGACAGTGAATCCTCCTGACCCCACACAGCAGGCTAATGACATCGGCCTAGCTGTGGATGTCACTGAGCCTGTCCCTGTCAACGACATCATCCTGGGTGCATCTGTGCAGCCCTCCGAAGTAGAAGCGGACGAGGGCGTGGCTGCCTTGCCTGAATCAGCAGCTGTAGACCCTTCTCTTCCAGCTGCAGATGATGTCACCAATCTAGCTGCCGCAGACATCAACGGTGATGCTGTTCCAGCTGCTGAGGAAGCCCAGACTGcacctcctgctccagctgttGAAGTTGCAACCCCGGCTGGTGCGATTGACACAATTGCCATTGACGACGCAGCCTCTGCAGCCCCAGTTGTTGAAAATTTGCCAGTCACCGTCACCCTAGACGAGCCAGCTAACACTGCCGCCCCTGTGGGCGGAGATGGCATTACAGTCaatgctgaaaatgctgctgtGGAGATCCTCCAGGCAGACAGTGCAGAGCCTGCCATTCCCTCTGCCTCAGTTTCAGCTGTTGTGGTGGCAGCAGCCTCTGTCACTGCCTCAACAGTGTCTGAGACATCGAGGTTAGAACTGGAGGCAGCAG CAGaggcaacagcagcagctgaaGTGGCCAATGGGGTGGAGGCAGCAGTAGAGACAGGCACTGCAGTGGCTCCAGTGCCAGTGGTGGTCGCCAAACGGCAGGCCCCAGAAATGCCTACAGATAACAGCTGTGTCATTTACCGCTATGGCTCCTTTGCTGTCAATCTAGATATTATTC AGGGGATCGAAAGCGTGGAGATTGTGCAGGTGGCCAACGTTGCGACAATGAGTGCGATTGAGCAGAATGCTGTAGATCTTACTGTTACCTGCCAAGGGAG CCTGCCGAACGAGGTCTGCACTGTGGTGTCGGATGCAGACTGCATCACGCCAATGCAGACGGAATGCAGCGCGGTGACTCCCTCCCCAGAGTGCCAGCTGATTTTACGTCAGTTCTTCAACGATTCCGGTGTTTTCTGCATTAACGTGTCCATGACCAACGACGTCAGCCTGGCCGTTACTAGCACCAGAGTCAGCGTAACAGTAG ACCCCAACCCCTCCTCTGCTGGCACATTGGCGATGGTCCTGGGGGTCATGATCTTGGCTTTTGCGGTTGGTGCAGTAGCAATCACATACAG GCGCTCCAAGGAGTACCACCCACTCAGGCAAGATACACTGGAAAGCTCTGGAAGGATCTCGGTGCCCATGCTCCTGTGGAACCTGCTGAGCCGACAGACATCCGGGGAAAGTCGGCCTCTTCTTCAGGGAGGGGTGGTGTGA